A single window of Flavobacterium sp. 140616W15 DNA harbors:
- a CDS encoding DUF5071 domain-containing protein encodes MNKIIKMEMNTTDLIPKDKHDIERAENLKNYSYSELKSIIPELLEWLQDCNWPVAKPVSEYLGSINGDISKEILDIFETNDDVWKYWTISIFGKITNDKFIRDEIIRIAMNPTKGEIIEEVDKIANETILERGWR; translated from the coding sequence ATGAATAAAATAATAAAAATGGAGATGAATACAACAGATTTAATACCAAAAGATAAACATGATATAGAAAGAGCCGAAAACTTAAAAAACTACTCTTATTCTGAATTAAAATCCATTATTCCCGAATTACTTGAGTGGCTTCAAGATTGTAATTGGCCAGTTGCAAAACCAGTTTCGGAATATTTAGGGAGTATCAATGGAGATATATCTAAAGAAATTTTAGACATTTTTGAAACTAATGACGACGTTTGGAAATATTGGACAATATCAATTTTTGGAAAAATAACAAATGATAAATTTATTCGTGATGAAATTATACGAATTGCGATGAATCCTACTAAAGGTGAAATCATTGAAGAAGTTGATAAAATAGCAAATGAGACAATTCTAGAACGCGGTTGGAGGTAA
- a CDS encoding alpha/beta hydrolase — translation MNLSLEYKIREPKVILDKNPLLLLLHGYGSNEEDLFSFATELPDNYYVISARAPYDLQYNSYAWYAINFDADQNKFSDNEQAKTSRDLIANFIDELTANYPIDPNNITLIGFSQGSILSYATALSYPEKIQRVVAMSGYFNDEIIKDGYEKNDFKNLKIFASHGTVDQVIPIDWARKTPAILEKLNIPVTYKEYPVGHGVAPQNFFDFKNWLAQ, via the coding sequence ATGAATTTATCTTTAGAATATAAAATAAGAGAACCAAAAGTTATCTTAGACAAGAACCCATTATTACTATTACTTCACGGATACGGTAGCAACGAAGAGGACTTATTCTCTTTTGCAACCGAACTTCCTGATAATTACTACGTTATTTCTGCAAGAGCACCTTATGACTTACAATACAATAGTTATGCTTGGTACGCAATTAATTTTGATGCAGATCAAAACAAATTTTCTGATAATGAACAAGCTAAAACATCACGTGATTTAATTGCAAATTTCATTGACGAATTAACTGCAAATTATCCAATTGACCCTAACAATATAACGTTAATTGGTTTTAGCCAAGGATCAATTTTAAGTTATGCAACAGCACTTTCTTATCCTGAAAAAATTCAGAGAGTAGTTGCAATGAGTGGCTATTTTAATGACGAAATCATTAAAGATGGTTATGAGAAAAACGACTTCAAAAACTTAAAAATATTTGCTTCTCATGGAACTGTAGATCAGGTAATACCTATTGATTGGGCTAGAAAAACACCTGCTATTTTAGAAAAGCTAAATATTCCTGTTACCTATAAAGAATATCCTGTTGGCCATGGAGTTGCTCCTCAGAACTTCTTTGATTTTAAAAATTGGTTGGCGCAATAG
- a CDS encoding dihydroorotase family protein — translation MKIIIREAKIIDSKSPFHNKTADILIKDGLIEQIGTSLPNTENADEIKLDNLHISQGWFDSSVSFGEPGYEDRETISNGLNVAAKSGFTAIALQPNSYPIIDNQSQVNFVKNKANGFATELFPIGALTKASEGKDMAELFDMKKTGAIAFGDYNKSLDNANLLKIALQYVQDFDGLVIAYSQDQNIKGNGVANEGIVSTKLGLKGIPDLAEELQIVRNLFLLEYTGGKLHIPTISTAKSVQLIKDAKAKGLNVTTSVAVHHLVLTDEKLEGFDTRFKVTPPLRTETDRQALLKGVLDGTIDMITSDHNPIDVEFKKMEFDMAKNGTIGLESAFATLTTVLPLETVIEKLTLGKSVFGIENNTITEGSKANITLFNPEGKTTFTKENILSKSKNSAFLGTQLQGSVYGIVNQNQLVLEK, via the coding sequence TTCACTTCCTAATACTGAAAATGCCGACGAGATAAAACTCGATAATTTACATATATCGCAAGGATGGTTTGATAGTAGCGTTTCGTTTGGAGAACCAGGCTACGAAGACCGTGAAACGATCTCAAATGGCTTGAACGTAGCAGCAAAAAGCGGATTTACTGCTATTGCTTTACAACCCAACTCCTACCCGATTATCGATAACCAATCGCAAGTGAATTTTGTAAAAAATAAAGCCAATGGTTTTGCTACCGAACTTTTCCCTATCGGAGCTTTAACAAAAGCTAGCGAAGGAAAAGATATGGCCGAATTATTCGACATGAAGAAAACTGGAGCTATAGCTTTTGGTGATTATAATAAAAGCCTTGACAATGCCAATTTACTTAAAATCGCATTGCAATATGTACAGGATTTTGATGGCTTAGTAATTGCTTATTCGCAAGATCAAAACATTAAAGGAAATGGTGTTGCTAATGAAGGAATTGTTTCAACTAAATTAGGTTTAAAAGGAATTCCTGATCTTGCCGAAGAATTACAAATTGTCCGCAACCTATTTTTATTGGAATATACAGGCGGAAAACTTCATATCCCGACTATTTCGACAGCAAAATCGGTTCAATTAATTAAAGACGCTAAAGCAAAAGGGTTAAACGTAACAACTAGTGTTGCTGTACATCACCTGGTTTTAACCGATGAAAAATTAGAAGGATTTGACACTCGATTTAAAGTTACGCCTCCATTACGAACTGAAACAGACAGACAAGCATTACTTAAAGGTGTCTTAGATGGAACTATCGATATGATTACATCTGATCATAATCCAATTGATGTTGAATTCAAAAAAATGGAATTTGATATGGCTAAAAATGGTACTATTGGTCTAGAAAGTGCTTTTGCTACTTTAACAACTGTATTGCCTTTAGAAACTGTAATCGAAAAACTAACATTAGGGAAATCAGTTTTTGGTATCGAAAACAATACAATTACCGAAGGTTCTAAAGCAAATATTACCTTATTCAATCCAGAAGGAAAAACTACTTTTACAAAAGAGAATATCTTATCTAAGTCTAAAAATTCAGCCTTTTTAGGTACTCAATTACAAGGTTCTGTCTACGGAATTGTAAATCAGAATCAATTGGTATTAGAAAAATAA